In Syntrophorhabdaceae bacterium, the genomic stretch GAGAAGCAGTTGTTCGGAGAGGACGGATTCGAGAAGATGGTGGAAAAGGTTGCCTCCATAGAGAAAAAGCTTGGATTATACGATCTCGCCCGGTTCACTCCGCGCCTCTAGCTCCTGTCCGGGCACGCGCTCCGGCTAATTTTTCGGAAGGAAAGGAGAAAAGGAATGGCTCTTCTCATTAAAGCGGTCCTGAGCCTGCTTATCATCTTCGGCGCCACCGCTATCGCCGGGAAATTCCCTTCAACAGGGGGCCTGATTGCGGTCATGCCGCTCACAGGGGCAATTGTCCTCCTATGGGTCCACATTGAAAGCAAGGGGAACACGGCGATCATGCAGGCCTTCACAAAAGGCGCCCTTTGGGGCATTTTACCGAGTATAATTTTTTTTCTCGTAGCCTTTATCTGTTCCAGGAGAGGCTGTACCCTTGCAAAGACTCTGGGCGCATCATTTGCCGCATGGGCTATCGCAGCATTCGCGCACCAGGCTTTAGTGAGATGACCCGCCCGTCTCCGGCGGGAAGGGCAATAACCCCTTCTCCCCCGCGGGAGGGAGGTGCATAGGCGTATGCTCCCCCTGTGAAGAAGAACTTAAAGGAAGGAATTTACGGGGAGCCGGTTTTCCGGCGGATAACTTTGGGATCGGGCACTGCGGATCAAAACGCGCTGAGAGGGGAGCATTTTACGCCTTGCTCACAGGGGCCGGATTAATCCGGCCCCTGTGTTACTATCTAAAGTCGGTTTAACGTGAGGATCCTGCGGCTGCACTCTTTTTTTCCGCATTGTCGGTTTCCTTCGAAACCACCGTCATGTCCTTCGTGGCCTTTTTCGCGCTGCCTTCGCCTTTGAGGACGTTCGTGGCGATGACGACCCGCATGATCTCGGATGTGCCTTCATATATCTCCGTTATCCGGGCATCCCTGTAATACCTCTCCACGGAGAATTCCTTGGTATACCCATAGCCGCCGAAGATCTGGATCGCTTTATGGGTGACGCGGTGGGAAACCTCGGAGGCGAAGAGTTTCGCCATAGCGCATTGTTTGGAGTATTTCTGGCGCTGATGGGTGTTCATCATTATTGCGGCCTGGTACACCAGGAGCCTTGCCGCCTCTATATCTGTTGCCATATCGGCGATCATGTTCTGAATCGTCTGCAGCTCGGAGAGGGGCTTATTGAACTGTATCCTTTCCTTGGCATAGGCTATTGCATCTTCATACGCTGCCTGAGCGATACCGAGAGC encodes the following:
- a CDS encoding DUF3147 family protein, producing MALLIKAVLSLLIIFGATAIAGKFPSTGGLIAVMPLTGAIVLLWVHIESKGNTAIMQAFTKGALWGILPSIIFFLVAFICSRRGCTLAKTLGASFAAWAIAAFAHQALVR